One segment of Haloplanus natans DSM 17983 DNA contains the following:
- a CDS encoding glycerophosphodiester phosphodiesterase: protein MTRIVAHRGFAGVTPENTVGAVRAAADRADRVELDVVACADGTPVVFHDTHLGSAGGSRGITDGSGAVADLSPDAVTAAEVLDSGECVPTLDRLLAETDTPLNVELKRPVAAPGPRGALPTADRDAARERWQSLVDRVLDCLDDRDILLSSFYEGALAAVRRRDGAAALAPICTDLGTGHDLAARYDAGTIHPSLSAVQDTDPMSTDRTLNVWTIRTWHEAREAIRAGADGLIADYPGLVRWLEA from the coding sequence ATGACCCGAATCGTCGCCCACCGCGGGTTCGCGGGTGTCACCCCCGAAAACACGGTGGGTGCGGTTCGGGCCGCGGCGGACCGGGCCGACCGGGTCGAACTCGATGTCGTCGCCTGCGCGGACGGCACACCCGTCGTCTTCCACGACACCCACCTCGGTTCGGCGGGCGGGAGCCGTGGCATCACCGACGGTTCGGGCGCCGTCGCCGACCTGTCACCGGACGCCGTGACCGCCGCCGAAGTGCTCGACAGTGGGGAGTGCGTGCCGACCCTCGACCGTCTGCTCGCCGAGACGGACACCCCGCTCAACGTCGAACTCAAACGCCCCGTCGCGGCGCCGGGGCCTCGCGGCGCACTCCCGACTGCCGACCGCGACGCGGCCCGCGAGCGGTGGCAGTCGCTCGTCGACCGGGTGCTCGACTGCCTCGACGACCGCGACATCCTCCTCTCCTCGTTCTACGAGGGCGCGCTGGCCGCGGTCCGACGACGCGACGGGGCGGCCGCGCTCGCCCCCATCTGTACCGACCTCGGCACGGGCCATGACCTCGCTGCCCGGTACGACGCCGGGACGATCCATCCGTCGCTCTCGGCGGTGCAGGATACCGATCCGATGTCGACCGATCGGACCCTCAACGTCTGGACGATTCGGACGTGGCACGAGGCACGCGAGGCGATTCGAGCGGGGGCCGACGGGCTGATCGCCGACTACCCCGGGCTGGTGCGGTGGCTCGAAGCCTGA
- a CDS encoding TIGR00296 family protein → MSEAQTVHLSYEDGARAVELAREAVEAYVLQGQREQPGSMRDAFYARTGAFVRITSTRGRGRLRGCAGAYRGSDQLGHAIVDAAITAASDDSCGSEIEPPELQTLNISVCVVCNHVLTNDPLADLELGTHGVALDADGQHAWMYPTLPVENGWNEEQFLTHACRKAGLSPLAWQDDDTMITLFEGQVFRERPGGGSVEQL, encoded by the coding sequence ATGTCCGAGGCGCAGACGGTACACCTTTCTTACGAAGACGGGGCCCGAGCGGTCGAACTGGCTCGTGAGGCTGTCGAGGCGTACGTGCTCCAGGGCCAGCGGGAACAGCCGGGAAGCATGCGTGATGCGTTCTACGCCCGAACGGGCGCGTTCGTGCGAATCACGTCCACCCGCGGCCGCGGTCGACTCCGTGGCTGTGCCGGCGCGTATCGCGGCTCCGACCAACTCGGCCACGCCATCGTCGACGCGGCCATCACCGCCGCATCCGACGACTCCTGTGGCTCCGAAATCGAACCCCCGGAGCTCCAGACGCTCAACATCTCCGTCTGTGTCGTCTGTAATCACGTCCTCACCAACGATCCGCTCGCCGACCTCGAACTCGGCACACACGGCGTCGCCCTCGATGCAGACGGCCAACACGCCTGGATGTACCCCACGCTTCCGGTCGAGAACGGCTGGAACGAAGAACAGTTCCTCACCCACGCCTGCCGCAAAGCCGGCCTCTCGCCGCTCGCCTGGCAGGACGACGACACCATGATCACCCTCTTCGAGGGACAGGTCTTCCGAGAGCGCCCCGGAGGCGGCTCCGTCGAACAGTTGTAG